DNA from Aliarcobacter butzleri:
AAGTTTTACATACGATTGGACGATTTTCATAAATAGTACATTTAAAATTTTTTAAGTGCGGACAAAAATCAAAGCCATTAGACAACAAAATGACAGGTTTTATGAATTTTAAAGAACCAAATATAAATAAGATAGGAAAATTTTTATAAGTGGCTTCAAACTCTTCTTTTAAAATTTGGGAATAAATACTTCCATGTAATCCACTACAACAATGTGCTTGGCAATTTTTACAATTTCCAAAAGTAAAGTTTTGATTTAAAGTAGGAATAAAATCTTTCATAAAAGGGATTTTACATATATTTTGTTTCAATTAGATAAAATAATAAAAAAATTTAGGAAATCCTATGAAAAAGAAATTAATAAAAATTATAAAAAAAGCTGGAAAAATACTTAAAAATGGTTATTACTCAGATAAAGAAGTATCTTTTAAAGCGAAAAAAGATTTAGTAACAAAATATGATGTTGCTGTTGAAAATTATCTAAAAAAACATTTTAGTAAACATTTTGAAGAGTTTAATATCATAGCTGAAGAGTCAGATAACTCAAAAGTAGAGTTTAATAATTCAATTATAATTGATCCAATAGATGGAACTACAAATTTTGTAAATGGAGTTCCACATACAGCTATATCTGTTGGAGTTTATAAAAATAAAAAACCTTTTTTAGCAGTTGTTTATAATCCAATTTTAGATGAGTTATATTTTGCTAGAGCGGGAAAAGGTGCTTTTTTAAATGGTAAAAAATTAAAAGTTAGTATCGAAGAAGATTTACAAAAATCGCTTATTGCTACAGGATTTCC
Protein-coding regions in this window:
- a CDS encoding inositol monophosphatase family protein encodes the protein MKKKLIKIIKKAGKILKNGYYSDKEVSFKAKKDLVTKYDVAVENYLKKHFSKHFEEFNIIAEESDNSKVEFNNSIIIDPIDGTTNFVNGVPHTAISVGVYKNKKPFLAVVYNPILDELYFARAGKGAFLNGKKLKVSIEEDLQKSLIATGFPYTSGSNESDLKDVLKKIKDVLPFCQDLRRLGSASIDLCFVARGTFEGYYEMNLKPWDVSAGVLILSEAGGKITNINGEEYNLFEDKYIVATNGKIHDKLIEKLNI
- a CDS encoding YkgJ family cysteine cluster protein, with the protein product MKDFIPTLNQNFTFGNCKNCQAHCCSGLHGSIYSQILKEEFEATYKNFPILFIFGSLKFIKPVILLSNGFDFCPHLKNFKCTIYENRPIVCKTYPLSPNLDNQIYIDSSCPEINKGKEPLKFEESYFKNYQEKYIETHFEFENLKKEDFIKIFTIRNIDFFKYIGNTNSKYLTFHKLSLSNLNKY